A single region of the Lysinibacillus sp. B2A1 genome encodes:
- a CDS encoding site-specific integrase: MNFVQPIRDLEKIVEVRAFLADRNARNELLFCFGIYTGLRISDILRIKVKDVKGKNVFFIKEQKTQKTKKKGATTKRIPILASLKKMIDKYVIGLVDEEYLFKSRQGRNKPITRVRAYDILREAAHACGLEEIGTHTLRKTFGYHMYQETKDIALLQDIFNHSAEYITRKYIGISQEAIDAAYKKLPY, from the coding sequence ATGAATTTTGTACAGCCGATACGTGATCTTGAAAAAATTGTAGAAGTGAGGGCGTTCTTGGCTGATAGGAACGCTCGTAATGAATTACTGTTTTGCTTTGGTATTTATACAGGGTTACGGATCAGTGACATCTTGCGTATTAAAGTGAAGGATGTTAAGGGGAAGAATGTCTTCTTTATAAAAGAACAAAAGACACAGAAGACTAAAAAGAAGGGGGCTACAACTAAGAGGATACCTATTTTAGCTTCATTAAAAAAGATGATTGATAAATATGTTATAGGTTTAGTTGATGAAGAATATCTCTTTAAATCACGTCAAGGGCGGAATAAACCAATTACTCGTGTACGTGCATACGATATATTAAGGGAAGCTGCACATGCATGCGGTTTAGAAGAAATAGGTACACATACGCTAAGGAAGACGTTTGGCTATCATATGTATCAAGAAACGAAAGATATTGCACTATTACAGGATATATTCAATCATAGTGCAGAGTACATTACTAGAAAGTATATAGGTATAAGCCAAGAGGCAATAGATGCAGCATATAAGAAGTTACCATACTAA
- a CDS encoding ArpU family transcriptional regulator, with translation MKDLLQNIDGKATQEAVEATLRQYRTFMLTTPEDLMPAITARYTLEMPNYSNVKQSSVEKAAVKGADFMQEYIKFFSWFNRGLCKLTQIERQLISLAYLDVEPMYNYEIYTELRMSESKFYRIRSQALYKLALGLRVEVYQQEAMAK, from the coding sequence ATGAAAGATTTACTACAAAACATTGATGGCAAGGCAACACAAGAGGCAGTCGAGGCAACATTGAGGCAATATCGTACTTTCATGCTGACAACGCCTGAGGATTTGATGCCAGCAATTACAGCGAGGTACACATTGGAGATGCCGAATTATTCGAACGTTAAGCAATCGAGTGTGGAAAAGGCTGCAGTAAAGGGAGCTGACTTTATGCAGGAGTATATTAAGTTTTTCTCTTGGTTCAATCGAGGTTTATGTAAGTTAACGCAGATCGAGCGTCAATTGATTTCACTGGCATATTTAGATGTGGAACCAATGTACAATTACGAAATCTATACTGAACTACGAATGTCTGAGAGCAAATTTTATCGCATACGTAGTCAAGCGCTTTATAAATTAGCGTTGGGCCTACGAGTTGAGGTTTATCAGCAGGAGGCGATGGCAAAATGA
- a CDS encoding DNA replication protein DnaD: MFTSGNLTVDAVGQLHLEGNTIPHMWYENIRFENDKPDLNAIIILAEIVYWYRPTYVKDETTGHVKGVKKRFSADLLQRSYDSFGIQFGISKRQARDAIVRLENKGLLKRHFRTINPNGTPLSNVLFIELNVGTLESMTFQRQMVSHPNVRGCGVEMLDVSHPNVTPMTTECQTYTEITTEITTRDLNNVDDKVQDPASTEVYQKQLTAFQFYEQNGFGALASHVAYKVGNWIDDLSEVLVIHAMKLAVENNVLRWNYVEKILLDWSNKKFRTIEDVEADRLRFEAQKNQRQKNSNRTKQQGRQELVPEWFDKRNEDNRESQSTGQTMDFEAERQKVLEMLGKGSSNEK; the protein is encoded by the coding sequence ATGTTTACATCAGGAAATTTAACAGTTGATGCAGTAGGACAATTACATTTGGAAGGAAACACAATACCACACATGTGGTATGAAAATATCCGTTTTGAGAATGACAAGCCAGATTTAAACGCTATTATCATCCTCGCAGAAATTGTTTATTGGTATCGTCCCACATACGTCAAAGACGAGACAACAGGACATGTAAAGGGTGTGAAAAAGCGTTTCAGCGCAGACTTGTTACAGCGATCTTATGATAGCTTTGGAATTCAATTTGGGATAAGTAAACGTCAAGCAAGGGATGCAATTGTACGACTCGAAAATAAGGGTTTACTCAAGCGTCATTTTCGAACAATTAATCCAAATGGAACACCTTTATCTAATGTATTATTCATTGAATTAAACGTAGGAACCTTGGAAAGTATGACATTTCAACGTCAGATGGTGTCACATCCAAACGTCAGAGGGTGTGGCGTTGAAATGTTAGATGTATCACATCCAAACGTCACACCTATGACAACAGAGTGTCAGACGTATACAGAGATTACTACAGAGATTACTACAAGAGATTTAAATAATGTTGATGATAAGGTTCAAGACCCTGCTAGCACAGAGGTTTATCAAAAACAGCTAACAGCATTTCAGTTTTATGAACAAAATGGATTTGGTGCTCTTGCATCTCATGTAGCTTACAAAGTTGGTAATTGGATTGATGATCTTTCAGAAGTCCTTGTTATTCACGCTATGAAACTAGCAGTAGAAAATAATGTACTTCGTTGGAATTATGTTGAAAAAATCTTACTGGATTGGAGTAATAAGAAGTTTCGAACAATTGAAGATGTAGAAGCAGACCGACTTCGATTTGAAGCACAAAAAAATCAACGACAAAAAAATTCTAATCGAACTAAACAACAAGGACGCCAAGAGCTTGTTCCTGAATGGTTTGATAAACGCAATGAGGACAATAGAGAAAGCCAATCGACAGGTCAAACAATGGATTTCGAAGCAGAACGGCAAAAGGTATTAGAAATGCTAGGAAAGGGGTCTAGTAATGAGAAATGA
- a CDS encoding XRE family transcriptional regulator — translation MRLGALLQACRIKSGMSQEDLAAQMNRSQTCISKYENNRKPPDIFTFMEWFKQTNTQEIGMMLTQQMMSGMDIGAIVQSLMPIVGGFGWWFFL, via the coding sequence TTGAGGTTGGGAGCACTATTACAGGCATGTCGGATTAAAAGTGGCATGTCACAGGAAGACTTGGCTGCTCAAATGAACAGAAGCCAAACATGTATTTCTAAGTATGAAAATAATCGAAAACCACCTGATATTTTCACTTTTATGGAATGGTTTAAACAAACAAACACACAGGAAATAGGCATGATGTTAACACAACAAATGATGAGTGGAATGGACATCGGTGCAATCGTTCAATCATTAATGCCTATCGTTGGTGGATTTGGATGGTGGTTCTTTTTATAG
- a CDS encoding DUF771 domain-containing protein codes for MSTQQLSVSLTIPIPEDQVLINKVELEKLKQELSQFEELNEKLNQLQRKQLEGHYWTMKDLENRTGRKSEWLQENILYVPRFKQKLDARNGGFAYYPKGKGSPWAFQATKMAKFLDDNFHLIWGG; via the coding sequence ATGTCTACACAACAACTTAGTGTTAGCTTAACGATTCCAATACCAGAGGATCAAGTACTTATTAATAAGGTAGAGTTAGAAAAATTAAAACAAGAGCTGAGTCAGTTTGAAGAATTGAACGAAAAATTGAATCAGCTACAACGCAAACAATTAGAGGGGCATTACTGGACTATGAAGGACCTAGAAAATCGAACAGGTCGAAAATCCGAGTGGTTACAAGAAAATATTCTTTATGTGCCTCGTTTTAAACAGAAGTTAGATGCTCGTAATGGAGGATTTGCTTACTATCCAAAAGGAAAGGGGTCACCTTGGGCTTTCCAGGCAACAAAGATGGCAAAGTTTCTTGATGATAACTTTCATTTGATTTGGGGAGGGTAA
- a CDS encoding transcriptional regulator encodes MREKLIDLRGGKTVTEVAKDLGITRQMLSAIEGGTRTPSLELARRIANYYSSSIEYIFFESICN; translated from the coding sequence GTGAGAGAAAAGTTAATTGATTTACGTGGTGGAAAAACAGTAACAGAAGTTGCCAAAGATCTTGGTATTACAAGACAAATGTTAAGTGCTATTGAAGGAGGGACAAGAACACCTTCTTTAGAGCTTGCGAGAAGAATTGCAAATTACTATTCGAGTTCAATTGAATATATTTTTTTTGAATCTATATGCAACTAA
- a CDS encoding XRE family transcriptional regulator, with protein MLSSRLKMLRIEQRKTQQEMADVLGISRQGYAKYENNLGEPDNSTLAKLADFFEVSTDYLLGRTDIAALTPQEKNEAEFQAFANDPELKRWYRELPKSKEEDLRMLRSMWEVIKKEIK; from the coding sequence ATGTTATCATCTAGACTTAAAATGCTTAGAATTGAACAGCGTAAGACCCAACAAGAAATGGCTGATGTTTTAGGTATTTCTAGACAAGGCTACGCTAAATACGAGAACAACTTAGGTGAACCAGATAATTCAACTCTTGCTAAACTAGCTGATTTTTTTGAGGTCAGCACCGACTACCTTCTTGGTCGCACTGACATCGCTGCACTTACACCACAAGAAAAAAATGAAGCTGAGTTTCAAGCATTTGCTAATGATCCAGAATTAAAACGCTGGTATAGAGAATTACCGAAATCAAAAGAAGAAGATTTACGCATGTTACGTAGCATGTGGGAAGTCATAAAAAAAGAAATAAAATAA
- a CDS encoding ImmA/IrrE family metallo-endopeptidase, with protein MNCTTHTEDFVKDLYLKIGIYQPQQLNYRTIANALGIRVFPAPYDGPSQALFAKNIPFIFLGRHLTPQQTWQDFCHELNHILQHTGNQSYMRSTWIDYQEKKANTFMYHACIPTFMLDELIVNDSSLTINELQLIFNVEYEFAEKRLTQYFNNKNMPKWNSTFL; from the coding sequence ATGAATTGCACAACACACACAGAAGATTTTGTAAAAGACTTGTATCTGAAAATTGGTATCTATCAACCTCAGCAACTAAATTACAGAACAATTGCAAATGCTCTAGGAATAAGAGTTTTCCCTGCTCCTTATGATGGCCCAAGCCAAGCGCTTTTTGCTAAAAATATACCTTTCATTTTTTTAGGGAGGCATTTAACACCTCAGCAAACATGGCAGGACTTTTGTCACGAACTTAATCATATTCTGCAACATACTGGTAATCAAAGCTATATGCGAAGTACATGGATTGACTATCAAGAAAAGAAAGCGAACACATTTATGTATCACGCTTGTATACCTACATTTATGTTGGACGAGCTAATTGTTAACGATTCTTCCCTTACTATTAATGAATTACAGCTAATCTTTAATGTTGAATATGAATTTGCTGAAAAGAGGCTTACTCAATATTTTAATAATAAAAATATGCCGAAATGGAATAGTACTTTTCTCTAA
- a CDS encoding site-specific integrase, which produces MASVTKRGKTWQYIVSRYTDGKYDPVRKGGFSTKKEAQVAATAIEMRLQKGGNVLTRDKAFIEYFEAWIEKYKSTKHKNTYRRYQDSLRRAQEYFKDRPIQKITSDEYQTFLDNYANGRSKESVRKLNTHVKACIKDAIDDGYLAIDFTRKALNNGSVPAKKDSEKHISYAESQRLLKYLINHLESTEDYLLLLGLVSGMRFGELVGLTKNAFNFKENIISIVQAWDYRGGTGYTDLKNTPSERTIVIEDIVMRLLEDYANQLVDNDFGLFFYVGGNIKSVTNEDANKRLKSILNKLGIQAITCHGLRHTHASVLLYEGVDTQYVSERLGHETIFTTMHTYAHVLRELRTREEQKAMSIYKKMLDIKDE; this is translated from the coding sequence ATGGCTAGTGTCACAAAACGAGGTAAAACATGGCAATACATCGTTAGCCGTTATACTGATGGTAAGTATGATCCTGTCCGAAAAGGTGGTTTTTCTACAAAGAAGGAAGCACAAGTAGCAGCAACAGCTATCGAGATGCGTCTACAAAAAGGTGGAAATGTTTTAACACGTGATAAAGCATTTATAGAGTACTTTGAGGCTTGGATAGAGAAATATAAAAGCACTAAGCACAAAAACACATACAGGCGCTATCAGGACTCATTAAGACGTGCTCAAGAGTATTTTAAGGACAGGCCAATTCAAAAAATCACAAGTGATGAATACCAAACATTTCTAGATAACTATGCTAATGGACGTTCAAAGGAATCGGTACGCAAACTAAATACACACGTTAAAGCCTGTATAAAGGATGCAATTGATGATGGCTACCTTGCCATTGATTTCACTCGTAAAGCCTTAAATAATGGCTCTGTGCCAGCTAAAAAGGATAGTGAAAAACATATAAGCTATGCAGAAAGTCAAAGACTATTAAAATATCTTATTAATCACTTAGAAAGCACAGAAGATTACCTATTATTACTAGGTCTTGTTTCTGGAATGCGTTTTGGTGAATTAGTAGGTCTAACAAAAAATGCTTTTAATTTCAAAGAAAATATTATTAGTATTGTTCAAGCTTGGGATTATAGAGGTGGTACAGGCTATACAGATTTAAAAAACACACCATCTGAAAGAACAATTGTAATCGAGGATATTGTCATGCGCTTATTAGAAGATTATGCGAATCAATTAGTAGATAATGATTTTGGTTTATTTTTCTATGTAGGTGGGAATATTAAGTCCGTAACCAATGAAGATGCCAATAAAAGGTTAAAGAGTATTTTGAACAAACTTGGTATTCAAGCAATAACTTGTCATGGGCTTAGACATACTCATGCTAGTGTACTGTTATATGAAGGCGTTGACACTCAATATGTATCTGAACGTCTTGGTCATGAAACCATTTTTACCACAATGCATACTTATGCTCACGTATTAAGAGAACTTAGAACACGTGAAGAACAAAAAGCGATGAGTATTTATAAGAAAATGTTAGATATAAAAGATGAGTAG
- the clpP gene encoding ATP-dependent Clp endopeptidase, proteolytic subunit ClpP — MNLIPTVIEQTSRGERAYDIYSRLLKDRIILLGSAIDDNVANSIVAQLLFLQAEDPDKDISLYINSPGGSITAGMAIYDTMQIIKPQVQTICIGMAASMGAFLLAAGEPGKRFALPNAEVMIHQPLGGAQGQATEIEIAAKRILFLREKLNGILSERTGQPLEVISRDTDRDNFMTAERAKEYGLIDHIMDRNDRK; from the coding sequence ATGAATTTAATTCCTACAGTTATTGAACAAACAAGCCGTGGTGAACGTGCATATGACATCTATTCACGACTACTAAAAGACCGCATCATCCTTTTAGGAAGTGCGATTGATGACAACGTGGCTAACTCTATCGTTGCTCAGCTTTTATTCCTACAAGCTGAAGATCCAGATAAAGATATCTCACTTTATATTAATTCACCAGGTGGATCAATCACTGCTGGTATGGCCATCTATGACACAATGCAAATTATTAAACCACAAGTGCAAACAATTTGTATCGGTATGGCAGCATCTATGGGGGCATTCCTACTTGCAGCAGGTGAGCCTGGTAAACGATTCGCTTTACCAAATGCAGAAGTGATGATTCACCAACCACTTGGTGGCGCACAAGGTCAAGCAACTGAGATTGAAATCGCTGCAAAACGAATTTTATTCCTACGTGAAAAATTAAATGGTATCTTATCAGAACGTACTGGGCAACCACTTGAAGTCATTTCAAGAGATACAGATCGTGATAACTTCATGACAGCTGAACGTGCAAAAGAATATGGCTTAATCGACCATATTATGGACCGTAATGACCGTAAATAA